A genomic window from Microbacterium sp. ET2 includes:
- a CDS encoding lycopene cyclase domain-containing protein: MPGLYLLAIVFSGAGMAVIDARYRLALWRTPLATIVSIAVGVLFFLAWDVVGIVTGVFFQGDSPLYVGVSIAPELPIEEVFFLTFLCYLAVLFSSAAIRLGEHRARRRTRDDGPRS; this comes from the coding sequence GTGCCGGGACTCTACCTTCTTGCGATCGTCTTTTCGGGCGCGGGGATGGCGGTGATCGACGCGCGCTACCGACTTGCGCTGTGGCGGACACCGCTGGCCACGATCGTCTCGATCGCTGTCGGCGTGCTGTTCTTCCTCGCGTGGGACGTCGTCGGCATCGTCACCGGGGTGTTCTTCCAAGGAGACAGCCCCCTGTACGTCGGGGTCTCGATCGCGCCTGAGCTGCCGATCGAGGAGGTCTTCTTCCTCACCTTCCTCTGCTACCTCGCGGTGCTCTTCTCCAGCGCCGCGATCCGTCTGGGAGAGCACCGGGCCCGGCGTCGCACGCGGGATGACGGGCCCCGGTCATGA
- a CDS encoding lycopene cyclase domain-containing protein: MTYVLINIPFLVLAAAVTLATVRLPRFRERMGASLAGAVVLVILTAIFDNVIIGTGLVAYDDEHRSGILIGLAPIEDFAYAIAAAFLVPAVHTLMTAGRSRREHTS, from the coding sequence ATGACCTACGTGCTGATCAACATCCCGTTCCTCGTCCTCGCGGCCGCCGTGACCCTGGCCACCGTGCGATTGCCGCGATTCCGCGAGAGGATGGGGGCATCCCTCGCCGGTGCGGTGGTGCTCGTCATCCTCACCGCCATCTTCGACAACGTGATCATCGGAACGGGACTCGTGGCCTACGACGACGAACACCGCAGCGGCATCCTCATCGGGCTCGCGCCCATCGAGGACTTCGCCTACGCGATCGCCGCGGCGTTCCTCGTCCCGGCTGTCCACACGCTCATGACCGCCGGGCGGTCCCGCCGGGAGCACACCTCATGA
- a CDS encoding prenyltransferase — MTTPTPLRPGRVIRQLFVSSRPVSWINTAYPFAAAYLLATRQVDLTLILGALFFLIPYNVAMYGINDVFDYESDLRNPRKGGAHGAVLDRRLHALTLWVSGLLCLPFVAYLVWVGSPASWLVLAASLFFVVFYSAPPLRLKERPFADSVTSSIHFFSPAVYALVLAGVAWTWQLVAVIVAFALWGIASHAFGAVQDVLADRAAGISSIATARGARWTVRFALACYFAAGLVILATAWPGPLAVIAVLPYIAIVWPYRSVTDDTAERATIGWRRFLWINQIAGFIVTVLLISYGLLTADA, encoded by the coding sequence ATGACGACCCCGACCCCGCTGCGCCCCGGCCGCGTCATCCGTCAGCTCTTCGTCTCCTCACGGCCCGTCAGCTGGATCAATACCGCCTATCCGTTCGCCGCGGCCTACCTGCTGGCCACCCGGCAGGTCGATCTGACACTGATCCTCGGTGCCCTGTTCTTCCTCATCCCCTACAACGTCGCCATGTACGGCATCAACGACGTCTTCGACTACGAATCCGACCTGCGCAACCCCCGGAAGGGCGGAGCCCACGGCGCCGTCCTCGATCGACGGCTGCACGCGCTCACCCTGTGGGTCTCGGGATTGCTGTGCCTGCCGTTCGTCGCCTACCTGGTGTGGGTCGGCTCACCGGCCTCCTGGCTGGTCCTGGCGGCGAGCCTGTTCTTCGTGGTGTTCTACAGCGCCCCGCCGCTGCGGTTGAAGGAGCGGCCGTTCGCGGACTCGGTCACCAGCAGCATCCATTTCTTCTCCCCCGCCGTGTACGCGCTCGTCCTCGCCGGGGTCGCCTGGACCTGGCAGCTCGTCGCCGTCATCGTCGCCTTCGCACTCTGGGGGATCGCCTCTCACGCCTTCGGCGCCGTTCAGGACGTGCTCGCCGACCGTGCGGCAGGCATCAGCTCCATCGCGACGGCTCGCGGGGCGCGGTGGACCGTTCGGTTCGCCCTCGCCTGCTACTTCGCCGCGGGTCTGGTGATCCTCGCAACGGCGTGGCCCGGCCCGCTGGCCGTGATCGCGGTCCTGCCCTACATCGCGATCGTGTGGCCGTACCGTTCGGTCACCGATGACACCGCCGAGCGGGCGACGATCGGGTGGCGCAGGTTCCTCTGGATCAATCAGATCGCCGGCTTCATCGTCACGGTGCTGCTGATCTCCTACGGCCTCCTGACCGCTGACGCCTGA